From the Candidozyma auris chromosome 2, complete sequence genome, the window ATTTCCTGGTAGCTAGACTTGCACTTGATGGTGAGACAGAAAGATTTGATGATTACAACATCGTGGAATTCAACgatctttgcaaaaagctccAAAGCTCCATTACAGGTAAAGAATTTGTCTGCTTGCTAAGGTACCTACAAAATGAGCAGAGCATGGAATTCGATCTGTACTTCGTTCAGGAGGGTCTTTACAGAATAGAAGATGCACTTCATATGCATTTGTGGCTGAATCAGGTGAAGGATAAACTCAGTGGTTTGATTATTCTTAAACAGCTTCTTATAAATCGCGACAATGTTAATTTTGGGAAAACCTGGAAAACCCTTGTTCACCTCAGTGATGAGGAAAACCATGAAGTTGACGTTGCGATTAGCGAGACTTTTGATGAGACGCTTTGTGGTATGTTCGCAAGTAGCGACATGATTCAATGCATAATCAAAACCATCACCGAGCAAAAAACAAATCTAAGCGATCATGCTTTAAATTTTGTCTTTCATTCGTTACTCAAGCTAGTTGCACAGAAGACAATGGTTCTAAGTATTACAGATGAACTTTTACGTCAGCTACACGAAATTCTTAAATGCTATCTTACTCAcagaaaagttgaaatCCGAAAGAATGTCGTCCAAACTTACGGAAAACTAGTACGGGCAGCGCGAGTGAGCGAACTAACCGACAATAACTATAATAATAGACAGCCCTCTACGACGAAAGAGGCATGTTTTGTTGAGGAGCTCTTGGACAGCATGACTAGGCCGCAGAGGAAGATGGTCGAATACTACAGCCATTAATTTTTATCGCTTTAAATTGGATGACGGAGCCAGCCTAGCCATAAACAACATACATGTATTCTCAGTAGTGCCGACAGTAAGTCAAAATTCTCTTACCTTGTCagatttttgaagttgaacGTGATCGTCATTTTGTACGTTTGCGCTGGACTCAGGAGTTGGCATCAAATTGTCTGAGCTATTACGGGTAGCCAGATTACAATTTGTACGAGTCTGAGCTTTCGCCTCGTTATCGATTGAACCTTTTTGAGAGCCAACACGACGCATCTTGGTACCTTTTGACGGCTGTAGCTGTTGACGCTTGCGCATCATATTATGGCTTATCTCTCTTTGTCGTAGAGAAGGTCGAGCATCATATATCAGATAATCAGGCTCGTAAAATGCGGCACGATACGGGCTGTAATCGTCGAACACTGGCGCTACAGCAGGATAACCAGTAGGAGGACCTGCGAACCACATATCCTCCGGATAATATGATTGAAGCATTTGCAGATCGTGAACATAACCGTATCCTGGCTCGTAATATGGTGCTATCAAATTCAGTGGCTGCAGCAGAAATGTAGCCATCGGAGGAAATTGACCTCTGGTTCCCGAAGGTATATTTGTCGGGTACTGGGGTTGAATTTGAGGATGCCCAATTGTTACCTGGCCCTCGTCACCATGAACTGAACGGGGGAACATTGATTGTGATACAGAAAACGGCTGTTTAGATGGCTGGGTCTGTTCAATAAGATAATCCTCCGTAGATGCAATGTTAAATGTTTCAGGTGTTTGCGTTACAAATGAAGCATCAATGCTGTCAAAGTCGCTGTCAAGGCCATTGATATATGAGCCCGAGTGGTGGGGTCCGTTCAAAGAGATGTAGTCCCGGGGTCCTCTTGGGCCTTGCTCTATGAAGTCTAAAGGAAagtcgtcatcgtcatcatcgtcattaGCATCATTTGCTTCAATATGATTATCGTCTCCATAACCAGGTACTCTCTGATGACATGTGTACTCTGGCGAATCAGAAGAATCGTCCTTGACTGGCTCTTGTTGATTGTACTTCGAGAGACTTAGGTGAGCAGTGAGCTGCTCGTACAACGACTGGCTCTTGTCTTCA encodes:
- the CPH1 gene encoding homeodomain family transcription factor STE12 → MSKEAAPSVSEEVKEALRLIEDLKFFLVTAPANWQENQVIRRYYLDNDEGFVSCVFWNNLYFITGTDIVRCILYKFEKFGRTIIDRKKFEEGIFSDLRNLKTGTDAVLEGPKSPFLNFLYKNACLRTQKKQKVFYWFNVPHDKLMADALDRDLKRERLGQTPSSKATREPALSFQYVEDKSQSLYEQLTAHLSLSKYNQQEPVKDDSSDSPEYTCHQRVPGYGDDNHIEANDANDDDDDDDFPLDFIEQGPRGPRDYISLNGPHHSGSYINGLDSDFDSIDASFVTQTPETFNIASTEDYLIEQTQPSKQPFSVSQSMFPRSVHGDEGQVTIGHPQIQPQYPTNIPSGTRGQFPPMATFSSQPSNLIAPYYEPGYGYVHDSQMLQSYYPEDMWFAGPPTGYPAVAPVFDDYSPYRAAFYEPDYSIYDARPSLRQREISHNMMRKRQQLQPSKGTKMRRVGSQKGSIDNEAKAQTRTNCNSATRNSSDNLMPTPESSANVQNDDHVQLQKSDKVREF